One genomic segment of Erythrolamprus reginae isolate rEryReg1 chromosome 2, rEryReg1.hap1, whole genome shotgun sequence includes these proteins:
- the HNRNPA0 gene encoding heterogeneous nuclear ribonucleoprotein A0 — translation MENSQLCKLFIGGLNVQTTEAGLREYFEAYGSLTDCVVVLNPQTKRSRCFGFVTYSAVEEADAAVAASPHAVDGNVVELKRAVSREDSARPGAHAKVKKLFVGGLKGDLGESDLVEHFSQFGPVERAEIISNKQSGKKRGFGFVYFHNHDAADKAAVVKFHPIQGHRVEVKKAVPREDIQAGGGGSSRSSWGGRGRGRGGGAGNRDHNGLSKGGGGGGGYNSYGGYGGGGGGGGGGGGGYGSYGGSSYGGGGSGGDYGNGYGGFGSYSQHQSSYGPMKSGGAGGGGGGSSWGPRSNSGPYRGGYGGGGYGGGSF, via the coding sequence ATGGAAAACTCCCAGCTTTGTAAGCTGTTCATTGGCGGCCTGAATGTGCAGACGACGGAAGCTGGGCTGCGAGAATACTTCGAGGCCTACGGGTCTCTAACCGACTGTGTGGTGGTGCTCAACCCGCAAACTAAGCGCTCCCGATGCTTCGGTTTTGTCACATACTCGGCTGTGGAAGAAGCCGATGCCGCCGTGGCTGCCTCTCCGCACGCTGTCGACGGCAACGTGGTGGAGCTGAAGCGGGCCGTTTCCCGAGAGGATTCCGCCCGGCCTGGCGCCCACGCCAAAGTGAAGAAACTCTTCGTTGGAGGCCTCAAGGGGGACTTGGGAGAGAGCGACCTGGTGGAGCACTTCAGCCAGTTCGGCCCCGTGGAAAGGGCCGAGATCATCTCCAACAAGCAGAGCGGCAAGAAGCGGGGCTTCGGCTTCGTCTACTTTCACAACCACGACGCCGCTGACAAGGCGGCCGTGGTCAAATTTCACCCCATCCAGGGCCACCGGGTGGAGGTCAAGAAGGCCGTGCCGAGAGAAGATATCCAAGCAGGCGGCGGCGGCTCTTCCAGGTCGAGTTGGGGCGgccgaggaagaggaaggggcggAGGTGCCGGCAACCGGGACCACAACGGTCTTtccaaaggcggcggcggaggcggCGGCTATAACAGTTATGGAGGctacggaggaggcggcggcggcggcggcggcggcggcggagggtaCGGCTCGTACGGTGGCAGCTCTTACGGCGGAGGTGGAAGCGGCGGCGACTATGGCAACGGGTACGGCGGCTTCGGCAGCTACAGCCAGCACCAGTCGTCCTACGGCCCTATGAAGAGCGGCGGTGCGGGTggaggcggtggcggcagcaGCTGGGGACCCCGCAGTAACAGTGGACCATACAGAGGCGGTTATGGCGGGGGAGGTTATGGAGGCGGCTCTTTCTAA